Proteins encoded by one window of Manduca sexta isolate Smith_Timp_Sample1 chromosome 12, JHU_Msex_v1.0, whole genome shotgun sequence:
- the LOC115440405 gene encoding serine-rich adhesin for platelets: MNQIIISYCLPVILLISIIDAYNISNDGEMRQPRGSGRFVKLYSGVRPDPIVCTDEGFKGDPNDCAVFYRCTKSGRGKYISYGFRCPPGTVYDPDTEVCNHPQNTKRSECGGIKQVTSPHYEVNVINEVQEVPSPISTVVPVYTPLTTVKVSLAPAHPTISQKPTTIKWQSSTSTTIRPISTGPKEITAYPWISTSANNLQVTSSSFPNSQQNTHEDICTTDGFMGDSVNCHKFYRCVGNQRSGFTKFEFSCSEPTIWDDDIQSCNHPWAVKRSRCGRSNTQNHNMHGSIGSNTILGASTANVNAMVNSTVSSPKESDKTIQNQLQISYGTKVHQSQTQISNNPIIQNQTQINYGDRLNKSDKDNNKQNQNQISYGAAVSQSQTQISYGNEVVQTQVQIDHSKQSSQSQVQITESTTPTTKSTKTQGQKVTENKPNVNNTCSQSGFMADSNDCKKFYRCVDNGRGGFIRHDFSCGEGTLWDQSIESCNHAWAVKECGSMSSRPISQETTTILSPLSTTYTYSTTTNKSIEIYSSSTTEVTQPEDFDDTGYNNNHVTSSSVSVTKPTTEIIHHVDTECVSSGFVGDAKDCQIFYSCVENGKGGYTKYTFKCNEGTLWDADIGACNHAWAVKRCGGNVQSTSIETTSIKPTTTTSKLTTSLYTTSSESYLTTKYNDFDTGYGIHNEPSSPSTTKSTVPPRDQNVGNECQSNGFMGDNNDCKKFYRCVDNGNGTYIRYEFTCGDGTAWDSKIEGCNHAWAVNCKDNGISISTTSTTEATTQKKPVIIDEENEGGYNMPESDNDISLSTQKSTSTMKITVSDINSSTCKKSGFIGDTSDCKRFYRCVDKGDGSFIRYEFTCSEGTVWDQKIEACNHAGAVERCGGYYEDDHGIATTSAYNVTMSEEKPVHGYPTPGYPENEDGYSKTTQTTTTITSTPITSSYCKKDGFIGDESDCKIFYRCVNDGKGGFIKYEYKCGEGTVWDQSIEACNHAWAVKECGVRNETIHDINDSTSETMPITSSEHVSSSTEKATTTTDSAYDNAISDNCEKEGFINDKKDCKKFYRCVNNGHGGYNKYEFTCGEGTYWNQIIQACDHASSENPCKGHGNSIVTKEPQHVNDEQETTTKLTVTLTSTSLGVTPDSSTKTPQSIGVVCRSEGFFGDLRDCQKFYRCVNDGKGGYNKYEFTCGEGTIWDQEQTTCVHKAESNNCSSSFTEDSSQPDKSQENDNLYTTTSTKQPHQTSTQKENTSQQTSTENILPGSYECMSEGFHANPQDCRKFIRCVDNGKGTFTKYDFSCGEGTVWVQKLLACDHDDGSSFCHAQSEWTTKSQIITEITTQPNTASSATTTHIQTTNKNDDNYHTENTKAPQIINEDCQSEGFYADKDDCKKYYRCVPNNGGYTKNEFICGDKTAWDTNLQTCNHDSFVNRCQGSYQPNNQTEPVIHDEISETAESSTTSTTQSSTTESKDTENGASKDTCKNEGFFGNTKFCNKFYRCVDNGEGGFTKYDFNCGEGTLWDQDLLTCNHPHDVVNPSCTEGHGETTESTTTTSGTTSTSTSVTQNTQSTTTASSSSTTTTLASGSTASSTESSTNCTQEETSKKPGNKNVTCDKAGYYPDPSDCKKFYRCVDWDGKGEKFSVYFFECGEGTIWDPALDTCNHEESVYPPRDCSNQQPQNTTESTTITNENTTTQQSTTNEPTTTQQSTTSEQTTTQQSTTSEQTTTQQSTTSEQTTTQQSTTSEQTTAQPSTTSEQTTTQQATTSAQTTTQQSTTSEQTTTQQSTTSEQTTTQQSTTGEQTTTQQSTTSEQTTTQQSTTSEQTTTQQYTTEESTTIGSTIQQSTTESEGTTESTNSSTTTDSTTTLTTDESTTGSTTTESSVQTTTTENQTETTTVNNSNSSSCPDTDDGQYLFVCPTSFRRHPKYCNLFYQCTEDDDSHEVKVAVFNCPNNTIYDESKIQCVEEYKAEKKCDGEIASRRRVKRLGANYKEPIVVTKDSQKCSTIGHMPFEKNSECSPAFLKCEKSRSGTLRGFVHRCPQNYLYWSISRRCEREEVIRDCKRTINNWSGRWEIPIDRHNVAW; the protein is encoded by the exons ATgaaccaaataataataagttactgTTTGCCAGTTATACTACTTATCTCCATCATCGACgcatataatataagtaatgatG GTGAAATGAGACAACCCAGAGGTAGTGGAAGATTTGTTAAACTTTATTCAGGAGTTCGACCAGACCCAATCGTATGTACCGATGAGGGTTTCAAGGGAGATCCAAACGATTGTGCCGTTTTCTATAGATGTACAAAGTCTGGAagaggaaaatatatatcttatggG TTTCGGTGCCCTCCTGGTACTGTTTATGATCCTGATACAGAAGTTTGCAATCATCCACAAAACACAAAGCGTTCTGAATGTGGTGGAATAAAACAAGTTACTTCACCGCATTACGAAGTTAATGTTATCAATGAAGTACAAGAAGTTCCTTCTCCTATTAGTACTGTTGTTCCTGTTTATACCCCACTAACAACAGTAAAAGTATCACTGGCACCAGCCCACCCAACAATTAGTCAAAAACCAACGACAATTAAATGGCAAAGTTCGACATCCACAACCATTCGCCCCATTTCTACAGGGCCTAAAGAAATAACTGCATACCCTTGGATTTCAACATCTGCAAATAACCTTCAAGTCACATCATCTTCATTTCCTAATAGTCAACAGAATACTCATGAGGATATATGTACCACCGATGGTTTCATGGGAGATAGTGTCAATTGTCACAAATTTTATAGATGTGTTGGTAACCAACGAAGTGGATTcactaaatttgaattttcatGCAGTGAACCAACAATATGGGATGATGACATACAATCTTGTAATCACCCATGGGCTGTCAAAAGAAGTAGATGTGGAAGAAGTAATACTCAGAATCATAACATGCATGGTTCTATTGGGTCTAACACAATTCTCGGAGCGTCAACGGCTAATGTGAATGCAATGGTAAATAGCACAGTGAGTTCTCCTAAGGAATCTGATAAGACTATTCAAAATCAGTTACAAATTTCCTACGGCACTAAAGTACATCAAAGTCAAACGCAAATTAGTAATAATCCTATAATACAGAATCAAACACAAATAAACTATGGTGATCGATTAAATAAGAGCGATAAggataacaataaacaaaaccaaaatCAAATAAGCTATGGGGCCGCTGTTAGCCAATCACAAACTCAGATTAGTTATGGCAATGAAGTTGTACAGACACAAGTTCAAATTGATCATTCGAAACAATCAAGTCAATCACAGGTTCAAATAACCGAATCAACAACACCGACAACTAAATCAACTAAAACTCAAGGTCAAAAAGTCACCGAAAATAAGCCAAACGTGAATAATACGTGCTCACAAAGTGGTTTTATGGCTGATTCAAATGATTGTAAGAAGTTCTATAGATGCGTTGACAATGGTAGAGGAGGTTTTATTCGACATGACTTCTCATGTGGTGAAGGTACGTTATGGGACCAATCCATAGAAAGCTGCAATCATGCATGGGCTGTTAAAGAATGCGGAAGTATGTCTTCTCGTCCTATTAGTCAGGAAACAACTACTATTTTATCGCCTTTGTCGACTACATATACTTATTCTACAACAACCAATAAATCTATTGAAATTTATAGTTCTTCCACTACTGAAGTAACTCAGCCTGAAGACTTTGATGATACTGGTTATAATAACAATCACGTTACTTCATCGTCCGTAAGTGTAACGAAACCTACAACAGAAATAATACACCATGTTGATACTGAATGCGTATCGAGTGGTTTTGTAGGCGATGCTAAAgattgtcaaatattttatagttgcgTTGAAAATGGTAAGGGCGGTTACACAAAGTATACATTTAAATGCAATGAGGGCACGTTATGGGACGCTGATATTGGTGCGTGTAATCATGCATGGGCTGTTAAACGATGTGGTGGAAATGTGCAATCAACTAGTATTGAAACTACTTCCATAAAACCCACCACAACAACTTCAAAACTAACAACTAGTCTCTATACCACTTCTTCAGAAAGTTATTTAACAACGAAATACAACGATTTTGATACGGGTTATGGTATTCATAACGAGCCATCATCACCATCAACGACAAAATCGACAGTACCTCCACGGGATCAAAATGTCGGAAATGAATGCCAATCTAATGGCTTTATGGGGGATAATAATGATTGCAAGAAGTTTTATAGATGTGTTGATAATGGGAATGGAACTTATATTCGTTACGAATTTACTTGTGGCGATGGAACTGCATGGGATTCTAAAATTGAAGGTTGTAATCATGCGTGGGCAGTCAATTGTAAAGACAATGGTATTTCAATTAGTACAACTAGTACTACTGAGGCAACAACTCAAAAGAAACCTGTAATTATTGACGAGGAAAATGAAGGTGGGTATAATATGCCAGAAAGTGACAACGACATTAGTTTATCTACTCAAAAATCAACATCTACTATGAAAATAACAGTTTCTGATATAAATAGTAGTACTTGTAAAAAAAGTGGATTTATTGGTGATACATCAGATTGTAAAAGATTTTATAGATGTGTAGATAAAGGAGATGGGTCGTTTATTCGATATGAGTTTACTTGTAGTGAAGGAACTGTTTGGGATCAGAAAATAGAAGCATGTAACCATGCAGGGGCAGTAGAAAGATGCGGCGGTTATTACGAGGATGACCATGGTATAGCAACAACCTCTGCATACAACGTAACCATGAGTGAGGAAAAACCAGTACACGGATATCCTACACCAGGATACCCTGAAAACGAAGATGGGTATAGTAAAACTACTCAAACAACGACAACTATAACATCAACCCCAATCACATCCTCTTATTGTAAAAAAGATGGATTCATTGGAGACGAAAgtgattgtaaaatattttatagatgtgTTAATGATGGTAAAGGTGGTTTTATCAAGTACGAATATAAATGCGGTGAAGGTACGGTTTGGGATCAGAGTATAGAAGCATGTAACCATGCATGGGCCGTTAAAGAGTGTGGAGTTAGAAATGAGACTATACATGATATTAATGACAGTACTTCAGAAACCATGCCAATTACTTCATCGGAACATGTTTCCTCCTCAACAGAAAAAGCAACAACTACAACTGATAGCGCCTATGATAATGCAATTTCTGACAACTGTGAAAAGGAAGgatttattaatgataaaaaagacTGTAAAAAATTCTATAGGTGTGTAAATAATGGACACGGAGGGTACAATAAATATGAGTTCACTTGTGGAGAAGGGACTTACTGGAATCAAATTATCCAAGCTTGTGACCATGCTTCCTCAGAAAACCCTTGCAAAGGACATGGAAATTCTATTGTCACTAAAGAACCGCAACACGTAAACGACGAGCAGGAAACTACCACAAAACTTACTGTTACATTGACAAGTACAAGTCTGGGAGTTACACCTGACTCCTCAACTAAAACACCTCAAAGCATCGGGGTGGTGTGTCGCTCAGAAGGATTTTTCGGAGATTTACGTGACTGTCAAAAGTTTTATCGCTGTGTAAATGATGGTAAAGGGGGATATAACAAGTATGAATTCACTTGTGGCGAAGGTACTATTTGGGATCAAGAACAAACAACGTGTGTGCATAAAGCAGAAAGCAACAATTGTTCATCGAGTTTTACCGAAGATTCTAGTCAACCTGATAAGTCACaagaaaatgataatttatatactaCCACATCGACTAAGCAACCTCACCAAACATCTActcaaaaagaaaatacatcACAACAAACatctacagaaaatattttaccaggATCTTATGAATGTATGTCAGAAGGATTTCATGCCAATCCTCAAGACTGCAGGAAATTTATTCGATGTGTTGATAATGGTAAAGgaacatttacaaaatatgacTTTTCTTGTGGAGAAGGTACAGTTTGGGTACAAAAATTGTTGGCTTGCGACCATGATGATGGATCTTCTTTTTGTCACGCGCAAAGTGAATGGACTACGAAGTCCCAAATAATTACGGAAATAACCACTCAACCAAACACTGCATCAAGTGCTACTACGACTCACATtcaaactacaaataaaaatgatgacAATTATCACACTGAAAACACTAAGGCACCTCaaataattaatgaagattGCCAATCTGAAGGATTTTATGCTGATAAAGAtgattgcaaaaaatattatcgatgtGTACCAAATAATGGTGGGTACACGAAGAACGAATTTATTTGTGGAGATAAAACAGCTTGGGatacaaacttacaaacttGTAATCATGATAGCTTTGTTAATAGGTGTCAAGGATCTTACCAACCTAATAATCAAACAGAACCTGTGATACATGACGAAATATCTGAAACAGCGGAAAGCAGTACTACTAGTACAACGCAATCGTCAACTACAGAATCCAAGGATACGGAAAATGGGGCAAGTAAAGATACCTGTAAAAATGAAGGCTTTTTCGGAAACACGAAGTTCTGTAACAAATTTTATAGATGTGTCGATAACGGTGAAGGtggttttacaaaatatgatttCAATTGTGGCGAAGGTACTCTATGGGATCAAGATTTGCTTACGTGTAATCATCCTCATGACGTTGTTAATCCTTCGTGTACCGAAGGTCATGGTGAAACAACGGAAAGCACAACTACAACTTCTGGAACGACTTCTACTTCTACATCAGTAACACAGAACACTCAATCAACAACGACAGCAAGTTCTAGTAGTACAACAACGACACTGGCTTCTGGAAGCACAGCGAGTTCAACGGAAAGTTCCACTAATTGCACCCAAGAAGAAACTTCAAAAAAACCTGGTAACAAAAATGTTACATGTGATAAAGCAGGGTACTACCCTGATCCAAGTGATTGTAAAAAATTCTATAGATGTGTTGACTGGGACGGCAAAGGTGAAAAATTCTCTGTCTACTTTTTCGAATGTGGTGAAGGTACTATTTGGGATCCAGCATTAGATACATGTAATCATGAAGAATCAGTTTATCCTCCACGAGATTGCAGTAATCAGCAACCGCAAAATACTACCGAGTCAACCACTATTACAAATGAAAACACCACTACTCAACAATCTACCACAAATGAACCAACAACAACTCAGCAATCGACTACAAGTGAACAAACGACGACTCAACAATCGACTACAAGTGAACAAACGACAACTCAACAATCGACTACTAGTGAACAGACGACAACTCAACAATCGACTACAAGTGAACAAACGACAGCTCAACCATCGACTACTAGTGAACAGACGACAACTCAACAAGCGACTACTAGTGCACAAACAACAACTCAACAATCGACTACAAGTGAACAAACGACGACTCAACAATCGACTACTAGTGAACAGACAACAACTCAACAATCTACTACTGGTGAACAGACAACAACTCAACAATCTACTACTAGTGAACAGACGACAACTCAACAATCTACTACAAGTGAGCAAACGACAACGCAACAATACACCACTGAAGAGTCTACAACAATAGGGAGTACGATTCAACAATCTACTACTGAAAGTGAAGGAACGACAGAGTCAACAAATTCTAGTACAACAACAGACTCGACAACAACTTTAACAACCGATGAATCAACAACTGGATCTACCACAACTGAGTCATCAGTACAAACTACAACGACTGAAAATCAGACAGAAACAACAACTGTAAATAATTCCAATTCATCTTCATGTCCAGATACTGATGACGGCCAATATTTATTCGTGTGTCCAACATCTTTTAGAAGACATCCCAAATATTGTAATCTATTTTATCAATGCACTGAAGATGACGATAGTCACGAAGTAAAGGTCGCGGTA